One genomic segment of Pseudanabaena sp. ABRG5-3 includes these proteins:
- a CDS encoding heavy-metal-associated domain-containing protein yields the protein MTIQLKTPTLACSSCVNTVTAAIKTVDADAEIQANTKTKLIVVETQASELAIREALINAGYPAA from the coding sequence ATGACGATTCAACTCAAAACTCCTACTCTTGCCTGTTCTAGCTGTGTAAATACAGTTACAGCCGCAATTAAAACCGTTGATGCTGATGCCGAAATCCAAGCCAACACCAAAACAAAACTCATTGTTGTCGAAACTCAAGCATCTGAGTTGGCAATTCGAGAAGCTCTGATTAATGCTGGCTATCCAGCCGCCTAA
- a CDS encoding cupredoxin domain-containing protein, giving the protein MLKKATFFGTLVGLGFLFGVISGAIASEKMPDDHNMQPETSKPTEFKAINQPLTMKATFLGTLVGFGFLLGTVSGVIASEKMPDDHNMQTETSKPTEFKAIDQPLTNKILVTVGGVGLIGAELWWFLLSKPKSKKAESASGIQEVTVVVDGGYEPSRIVVNAGQLVRLNFLRRDPSSCLEEVRLADFHIAQHLELNKTTTIEFTPPKAGNYEFACGMNMFRGAIEAK; this is encoded by the coding sequence ATGTTGAAAAAAGCTACATTCTTTGGAACTCTGGTCGGGCTTGGCTTTTTATTTGGAGTCATCTCTGGGGCGATCGCCTCTGAAAAAATGCCTGATGATCACAATATGCAGCCTGAGACTAGTAAACCTACAGAATTCAAAGCGATCAATCAACCACTAACTATGAAAGCTACATTTTTGGGAACCCTCGTTGGCTTTGGCTTTCTACTCGGAACCGTCTCTGGTGTGATCGCCTCTGAAAAAATGCCCGATGATCACAATATGCAAACTGAGACTAGTAAACCTACAGAATTCAAAGCGATCGATCAACCACTAACCAACAAAATCCTTGTCACTGTGGGCGGTGTGGGCTTAATCGGTGCAGAGCTTTGGTGGTTTCTCCTCAGCAAGCCGAAGTCGAAAAAAGCCGAATCTGCATCTGGCATTCAAGAAGTAACCGTCGTCGTTGATGGTGGTTACGAACCTTCGCGAATTGTGGTCAATGCGGGTCAACTTGTCCGCCTCAACTTTCTCCGCCGCGATCCTAGTAGCTGTTTAGAAGAAGTGAGACTCGCTGATTTCCACATCGCTCAGCACCTAGAACTCAATAAAACCACAACCATCGAATTCACGCCGCCCAAGGCAGGAAACTATGAGTTTGCCTGTGGTATGAATATGTTTCGCGGTGCGATCGAGGCAAAATAA
- a CDS encoding heavy metal translocating P-type ATPase: METSTLKLRGMSCASCANSIETAISNLSGVEQCNVNFGAEQATVTYNPKAVDVNRIQQAIADAGYASQLLKEENPLVDDDEEQATRRKEEHDLNRKVIIGGAISLFLVIGGLPMMTGLSLPFIPAWMHNSWLQLGLTIPVQFWCGAAFYINAAKAFKRHAATMDTLVATGTGAAYGYSIFATIKPEFFTSQGLTADVYFEASAVIITLILLGKLFENRAKGSTSEAMRKLMGLQAKTARVIRHGREIDIAIAEVQLDDVILVRPGEKIPVDGEIIEGSSTIDEAMVTGESVAVKKQVGDEVIGATINKTGSFKFRATRIGKDTFLAQIVKLVQQAQGSKAPIQRLADRVTGVFVPIVIAIAISTFIIWYNFMGNVTLAVITTVGVLIIACPCALGLATPTSIMVGTGKGAENGILIKGADSLEQAHNLQTIVLDKTGTITQGKPSVTHFVTTAGMPDGKVLELLSMAASVERYSEHPLAEAIVRYADALKVDLTDAQDFEAIAGSGVRGYIGDHLVQIGTYRWMQELGITTDSLEQTWDTLESKGNTAIWIAVNGKIQGVMGIADAVKPSSVKAIRTLQRMGLEIVMLTGDNRRTAEVIAREVGIDRVFAEVRPDQKAAQIQRLQNEGKVVAMVGDGINDAPALAQADVGIAIGTGTDVAIAASDITLISGDLQGIVTAIQLSRATMQNIRQNLFFAFIYNILGIPIAAGILFPFFGWLLSPIIAGGAMAFSSVSVVTNALRLKNFKPKNNF; the protein is encoded by the coding sequence ATGGAAACGAGTACGCTGAAATTACGAGGGATGAGTTGCGCCTCCTGCGCCAATAGCATCGAAACCGCGATTAGCAATCTCTCAGGTGTGGAGCAATGTAATGTCAACTTTGGGGCAGAGCAAGCCACTGTTACCTATAACCCCAAAGCCGTTGATGTGAATCGTATTCAACAGGCGATCGCTGATGCAGGTTATGCTTCGCAATTGTTAAAAGAAGAAAATCCCTTAGTTGATGATGACGAGGAACAGGCAACCAGACGAAAGGAAGAGCATGATCTCAATCGCAAGGTGATCATTGGTGGTGCGATTAGTCTATTTCTGGTAATTGGTGGCTTGCCAATGATGACAGGGCTGAGCTTGCCATTCATTCCTGCATGGATGCATAATTCTTGGTTGCAACTGGGCTTGACGATTCCTGTGCAGTTTTGGTGCGGTGCAGCCTTCTATATCAATGCTGCCAAAGCTTTTAAACGTCACGCCGCCACGATGGATACCCTAGTCGCCACTGGTACGGGAGCTGCCTATGGATATTCTATTTTCGCCACGATTAAGCCAGAGTTTTTTACTTCGCAGGGCTTAACGGCTGATGTTTATTTTGAAGCATCCGCCGTAATTATTACTTTGATTCTGCTCGGTAAACTTTTTGAGAATCGCGCTAAGGGAAGTACCTCGGAAGCAATGCGAAAGTTAATGGGTTTGCAAGCGAAAACAGCGCGAGTGATTCGGCATGGTCGAGAAATAGATATTGCGATCGCCGAAGTGCAACTCGATGATGTGATCTTGGTGCGTCCAGGGGAAAAGATTCCCGTTGATGGCGAAATTATTGAGGGAAGTTCCACCATTGACGAAGCGATGGTGACGGGTGAAAGTGTTGCGGTCAAGAAGCAAGTTGGTGATGAAGTCATCGGTGCAACCATTAATAAAACTGGTAGTTTCAAGTTTCGGGCTACCCGCATAGGTAAGGACACTTTTTTAGCGCAAATTGTGAAATTGGTGCAGCAAGCTCAAGGTTCTAAGGCTCCGATTCAACGCCTTGCCGATCGTGTGACGGGTGTATTTGTACCGATCGTGATTGCGATCGCCATTTCCACTTTTATCATCTGGTACAACTTCATGGGCAATGTCACCCTTGCGGTGATTACTACGGTCGGCGTGCTGATTATCGCCTGTCCCTGTGCCTTGGGCTTAGCCACACCCACATCGATTATGGTGGGAACTGGCAAAGGTGCAGAAAATGGAATTCTGATTAAGGGTGCGGATAGTTTGGAACAAGCCCATAATTTGCAAACAATTGTTCTTGATAAAACAGGCACGATTACTCAAGGCAAGCCCAGTGTGACTCATTTCGTGACTACCGCAGGAATGCCCGATGGTAAGGTTTTGGAATTGTTAAGCATGGCAGCAAGCGTGGAACGTTATTCTGAACATCCTTTAGCCGAAGCAATTGTCCGTTATGCTGATGCGCTCAAGGTGGATTTGACCGATGCTCAAGATTTTGAGGCGATCGCAGGTAGTGGTGTACGCGGCTACATTGGTGATCATTTAGTCCAAATTGGAACCTATCGCTGGATGCAAGAATTAGGAATTACGACAGATTCCTTAGAACAAACTTGGGATACGCTAGAGAGCAAAGGTAATACCGCGATCTGGATTGCCGTCAATGGCAAAATCCAAGGCGTAATGGGTATTGCCGATGCTGTCAAACCTTCCTCCGTGAAAGCGATTCGGACTTTGCAACGCATGGGCTTAGAAATAGTCATGCTCACAGGCGACAATCGCCGCACTGCCGAAGTAATTGCCCGTGAAGTTGGCATTGATCGAGTGTTTGCGGAAGTACGTCCCGATCAAAAGGCTGCTCAAATTCAGCGCTTACAAAACGAAGGTAAAGTTGTCGCGATGGTCGGTGATGGCATCAACGATGCTCCTGCTCTCGCTCAAGCGGATGTGGGCATTGCGATCGGAACGGGTACAGATGTGGCGATCGCTGCTAGTGATATCACGCTCATTTCGGGCGATTTGCAAGGCATTGTCACCGCTATCCAACTATCTCGCGCCACGATGCAAAACATCCGCCAAAATCTCTTCTTCGCCTTCATCTATAACATCCTAGGTATTCCCATCGCCGCAGGGATTCTCTTCCCCTTCTTCGGTTGGTTGCTCAGTCCGATCATTGCGGGCGGCGCGATGGCATTTAGTTCTGTTTCAGTGGTGACAAATGCTTTGCGATTGAAGAATTTCAAGCCTAAAAACAACTTTTAA
- the rppA gene encoding two-component system response regulator RppA, whose protein sequence is MRILLVEDEEDLGKALQRSLKQEKYIVDWVQDGTEAWRYLTSPEVDYVLAIVDWMLPSLSGLEICKRLRSQGNSLPVLMLTAKDRIEDRVMGLDSGADDYLVKPFGMVELMARLRALLRRPTQVQSQILQVGNLILDYGKSTIVIANQSVIAEGIMLTTKEFQLLEYFMQHPNQILTRDQIMNRLWEFQAEPASNVVAAQIRLLRKKLAEYSCDIEIETIYGWGYRLNS, encoded by the coding sequence ATGAGAATTTTGCTAGTTGAAGATGAAGAGGATCTTGGTAAGGCTCTACAACGGAGCTTGAAGCAAGAAAAATATATTGTTGACTGGGTGCAAGACGGTACGGAAGCATGGAGATATCTTACAAGTCCTGAAGTAGATTATGTGCTGGCAATTGTAGATTGGATGTTGCCAAGTTTATCAGGACTGGAAATATGTAAGCGCTTGAGATCGCAGGGTAATTCGCTGCCAGTGTTAATGTTGACAGCGAAAGATCGGATTGAAGATCGGGTGATGGGTTTAGATTCAGGAGCGGATGATTATCTCGTTAAGCCGTTTGGGATGGTTGAACTGATGGCACGGCTGAGAGCGTTGCTACGGAGACCGACTCAAGTTCAGTCACAAATCTTACAGGTGGGAAATTTGATTCTTGATTATGGGAAGTCAACAATCGTAATTGCGAATCAGAGTGTGATCGCTGAAGGGATTATGCTGACAACTAAAGAATTTCAATTATTAGAATACTTTATGCAACATCCCAATCAGATTCTTACTCGTGACCAGATTATGAATCGACTATGGGAATTTCAAGCAGAACCTGCTAGTAACGTCGTTGCAGCACAGATTCGTCTGTTACGAAAGAAATTAGCAGAATATAGTTGTGATATTGAGATTGAGACAATCTATGGTTGGGGATATCGCTTGAATTCATGA
- the rppB gene encoding two-component system sensor histidine kinase RppB yields MNHNKIFFGARLHLAGWYAGVMGIILTLSGVGIYQVMAHAHWQAVDRELESVAGTLHDSLEPLLQQSDRIDPSVQQILPNLCIIGEKCEQESSTRHIMGAIQQDSFYALFLNQSGTLIATVGKPPMGIVPQIGQEALQTIEDREGNRYHQISLLLKNNRGKSWGYLQVGRSLADYDHHLEQSKLILIISLPIAFLIVSIASWYLAGIAMKPVYFSYRQIQQFTADAAHELRTPLAAIRATVESTLSSDSISELESRDILQTINRQTVRLSELVQDLLLLSRMDLQLITLQKQVCCLNEIVSDLVEEVSALAIQSDIDLKLNFAHESAIYVNGNQDQLYRLILNILINAIHYTPEQGKVDISLDHIDHHAIIQIHDNGIGISSSDLPNIFDRFYRVSNDRSRKKGGSGLGLAIAMAIAKAHGGDIQVKSEFGEGSTFIIKIPSTFC; encoded by the coding sequence ATGAATCACAATAAAATCTTTTTTGGAGCGCGGTTACATCTTGCAGGCTGGTATGCAGGCGTGATGGGAATCATTTTGACTCTATCAGGAGTCGGTATTTATCAGGTGATGGCTCATGCTCATTGGCAAGCGGTTGATCGCGAGTTAGAGTCAGTAGCTGGAACATTGCATGATAGTTTAGAACCTCTACTACAACAAAGCGATCGCATCGATCCGAGCGTCCAACAAATTCTTCCTAATCTTTGCATTATCGGTGAGAAATGTGAGCAAGAATCTTCCACAAGACATATTATGGGAGCGATCCAACAAGATAGCTTCTATGCCTTATTTCTGAATCAGTCTGGAACGTTGATTGCCACAGTCGGAAAACCACCAATGGGAATTGTTCCTCAGATTGGACAAGAAGCTTTGCAAACAATTGAGGATCGAGAGGGCAACCGCTATCATCAAATCTCACTTTTACTTAAAAATAATCGTGGGAAATCATGGGGATATCTGCAAGTAGGGCGATCGCTTGCTGACTATGACCATCATCTTGAACAATCAAAACTGATATTGATCATCAGTTTACCGATTGCTTTTCTGATTGTTAGCATTGCAAGTTGGTATTTAGCGGGGATAGCAATGAAACCAGTTTATTTCTCTTATCGCCAAATCCAGCAATTTACGGCTGATGCTGCCCATGAACTACGGACTCCACTTGCAGCAATCCGTGCCACAGTTGAATCTACTCTTAGTAGTGATTCAATTTCAGAACTAGAGTCAAGAGATATTCTCCAAACAATCAATCGCCAAACGGTGCGGCTTTCAGAATTGGTTCAAGATTTACTTCTGCTGTCGCGGATGGACTTACAACTAATTACTTTACAAAAGCAGGTTTGCTGTTTGAATGAAATTGTTAGTGATTTAGTTGAAGAAGTCTCAGCACTTGCGATCCAGTCAGATATTGATCTAAAACTGAACTTTGCCCATGAATCTGCAATTTATGTCAATGGTAACCAAGATCAACTCTATAGACTAATTCTTAATATTCTTATCAATGCGATTCATTACACTCCTGAGCAAGGCAAGGTTGATATATCTCTTGATCACATCGATCATCATGCGATTATCCAAATTCATGATAATGGAATTGGTATAAGTTCCAGCGATTTACCCAACATCTTTGATCGCTTCTATCGAGTAAGTAACGATCGCTCTCGTAAAAAAGGTGGATCGGGACTAGGACTGGCGATTGCAATGGCGATCGCTAAAGCTCATGGAGGGGATATTCAAGTCAAAAGTGAGTTTGGAGAAGGTAGTACATTTATAATTAAGATCCCTTCTACTTTTTGTTAG
- a CDS encoding efflux RND transporter periplasmic adaptor subunit, translating to MRISPRLRAPILKVLLSLILLSNPAIALAHAGHGDEFKGTNTTEITGISVDDDVAKSLGIKVETVKIQPLKFGMQTTGQIETLPNQQVKVTTPIKGTIVNLLVEPGALVQAGQPVAILSSPELADLRVGALEKQAEASGNILNAESNLRLARQNLERQKLLVEADIRQAQTELNLDKERYERDKELLEKGAIARRQLQESEAKFAAARAALTKAESRLPLLEAQAQLERAEADVQVSSVKVDLSTATYSARLNQLEASANSNGTITIAAPIDGVVSDREATVGESVEEAGKPLMTIVNDERVLASANIYEKDISKIRIGQPVQVKIAGQPSTTVFQGKVTVIGSTVEGQSRIVPVKAEIGNVKGQLKAGMFTNIEILTDSVSMPILAIPTASVIEANGKQLVFVQNGKSYQPVDVTLGRTSGDLVEVTSGLFEGDRIVTQRANQLYAQSLRGDNKPKDDHSNAIKPDVSIQNNWWLMLLVGGVGGGAIVAIAFWLGRRSGTKMVILREPSTTSDRIDR from the coding sequence ATGAGAATATCTCCAAGACTTCGCGCTCCCATTCTTAAAGTACTTCTTAGTTTGATTTTGCTATCTAATCCTGCGATCGCCCTTGCTCATGCGGGACATGGCGATGAATTTAAAGGGACTAATACAACTGAAATTACGGGAATTTCAGTAGATGATGATGTTGCCAAGTCGTTGGGAATTAAAGTAGAAACTGTGAAGATACAGCCCCTAAAATTTGGTATGCAAACTACAGGACAAATAGAGACTTTACCGAACCAACAAGTAAAAGTGACCACTCCGATCAAAGGAACAATTGTTAATTTGCTAGTAGAGCCGGGGGCTTTAGTTCAGGCAGGTCAACCTGTGGCGATTCTATCTAGTCCAGAATTAGCTGATTTACGAGTTGGTGCGCTAGAGAAACAGGCAGAAGCAAGTGGCAACATTCTCAATGCTGAATCAAATTTACGTTTAGCTCGACAAAATCTTGAACGTCAGAAGCTACTGGTTGAAGCAGATATCCGTCAGGCTCAGACTGAATTAAATTTAGATAAGGAGCGTTATGAGCGCGATAAAGAATTATTAGAGAAAGGTGCGATCGCCCGACGACAGTTACAAGAGTCAGAAGCAAAATTTGCTGCTGCAAGAGCCGCATTAACTAAGGCAGAAAGTCGCTTACCTTTGCTAGAAGCACAAGCACAACTAGAAAGAGCAGAAGCTGATGTCCAAGTATCTTCGGTTAAAGTCGATCTCAGTACAGCAACTTACTCGGCGCGTTTGAATCAGTTAGAGGCTAGTGCAAACTCTAATGGCACGATTACGATCGCTGCACCAATTGACGGAGTTGTCAGTGATCGCGAAGCTACTGTTGGTGAATCAGTTGAAGAGGCGGGTAAACCGCTAATGACGATTGTAAATGATGAAAGAGTTCTGGCTAGTGCAAATATTTATGAGAAAGATATTAGCAAAATTCGTATTGGTCAACCTGTGCAGGTGAAAATCGCAGGACAGCCATCGACTACGGTTTTTCAAGGTAAGGTGACAGTGATTGGTTCTACTGTAGAAGGACAAAGCCGTATTGTTCCCGTAAAAGCTGAGATTGGTAATGTGAAGGGACAGTTAAAAGCAGGGATGTTTACCAATATCGAAATCCTCACAGATAGTGTGTCTATGCCAATCTTAGCGATTCCTACTGCTTCAGTGATAGAAGCAAATGGTAAGCAGTTAGTATTTGTACAAAATGGTAAGTCCTATCAGCCAGTTGATGTAACTTTGGGAAGGACTTCGGGGGATTTAGTGGAAGTTACAAGCGGATTGTTTGAAGGCGATCGCATTGTTACTCAGCGTGCTAATCAGCTATATGCTCAATCTTTGCGTGGAGATAATAAGCCCAAGGATGATCATAGTAATGCTATAAAACCTGATGTATCTATCCAAAACAACTGGTGGCTGATGCTTCTAGTAGGAGGTGTTGGCGGCGGCGCAATTGTGGCGATCGCTTTTTGGTTGGGAAGGCGATCAGGTACTAAAATGGTGATTTTGCGGGAGCCTTCTACTACAAGTGATCGCATCGATAGATAG
- a CDS encoding MFS transporter: MSQVPSSLRCLNNSTFARLYTAQTISLFGDALTWLGLALLAFELAGKDSAVVLSVALTLRVTAFVILSPIAGAIADRLDRKLILVITHTARMLIVGTMPFVNAVWQIYVLVFALNVFNAFFTPTYQATIPLVTGKSEYAQAIALSAATYQLLGVLGPGIAGSVSAWIGARQVFFLDAISFAIAAILIFTLPNQLRVERNENLEESTKGEISKIISDVKEGTTRLFANAFIRYALLLQLVASIAGAQILVNTVGYIKGTLKLSSIEYGWVMAAFGIGATIAAVTVGAIKEKWERTVLILFGAVVITFAILPANYVGLVPLMLLWAIAGMGQVLVNLPTQTLIADQIPSNFQGRVYGAHFAWSHLWWAVSYPIAGWLGSQGNTSFLYGSLIGFTLLTVVQVLLAPKTHEHQHEYLWHEHEHTHDQHHQHDHPEVILLTEPHTHTHEHLQINHRHAHYTDIHHLHSH, from the coding sequence ATGTCACAGGTTCCCTCATCATTACGATGTCTCAATAATTCAACTTTTGCAAGACTCTACACTGCTCAGACTATCAGCTTATTTGGTGATGCTCTAACATGGTTAGGATTAGCTCTACTAGCTTTTGAACTAGCAGGGAAAGATAGCGCCGTAGTTCTTTCTGTGGCTTTGACCTTGAGAGTTACGGCTTTTGTGATTCTCTCCCCCATCGCAGGTGCGATCGCCGATCGCCTAGATCGCAAACTAATTCTCGTTATCACTCACACTGCGCGGATGCTGATTGTGGGAACCATGCCATTTGTAAATGCAGTTTGGCAAATTTATGTTCTAGTCTTTGCGCTCAATGTATTCAATGCCTTCTTTACGCCTACCTATCAAGCCACGATCCCCCTAGTCACGGGTAAAAGTGAATATGCTCAAGCGATCGCTCTCTCTGCGGCAACTTATCAACTTCTAGGAGTATTAGGTCCTGGCATTGCTGGCAGTGTGTCGGCATGGATTGGGGCAAGACAGGTATTCTTTTTAGATGCTATTTCTTTTGCGATCGCTGCGATTCTGATTTTTACCCTTCCAAATCAACTGAGAGTAGAGCGAAATGAGAACTTAGAAGAATCGACAAAAGGAGAGATATCTAAAATTATTAGTGATGTGAAAGAGGGAACAACACGCTTGTTTGCTAATGCTTTTATTCGCTATGCACTCCTTCTCCAACTTGTCGCATCGATTGCAGGAGCGCAAATTTTAGTAAATACCGTAGGCTACATCAAAGGAACGCTCAAACTGAGCAGCATTGAATACGGTTGGGTAATGGCTGCTTTTGGAATTGGGGCAACCATAGCGGCGGTAACTGTAGGAGCAATTAAAGAGAAATGGGAACGTACAGTTTTAATTCTGTTTGGTGCAGTTGTGATTACTTTCGCAATTTTACCTGCAAATTATGTTGGTTTAGTACCACTAATGCTACTTTGGGCGATCGCAGGAATGGGACAGGTTCTAGTAAATCTCCCTACCCAGACTTTAATCGCCGATCAGATTCCTTCTAACTTTCAGGGACGAGTCTATGGTGCACATTTTGCTTGGAGTCATCTATGGTGGGCAGTTTCCTATCCCATTGCAGGTTGGTTGGGAAGTCAAGGCAATACGTCATTTCTTTACGGAAGCTTGATCGGGTTTACCCTTCTCACAGTAGTTCAGGTATTGCTGGCTCCTAAAACCCATGAACATCAGCATGAATATCTCTGGCATGAACACGAGCATACTCACGATCAACACCATCAACACGATCATCCTGAAGTCATATTGCTAACCGAACCACACACTCACACCCATGAGCATCTGCAAATAAACCATCGTCATGCTCACTACACTGATATTCATCACCTACACAGTCATTAG
- a CDS encoding glycoside hydrolase family protein, whose amino-acid sequence MFFYRSKQKQNKDSEDRVYSRSQKIWDFASILSLFALLWFLQNAQNVIRHVNYLKVAEDVPPLVMSNGDPYIRALMRTISASESSGKNSYALLYGGDHVHDLSQHPNQCIPIKTNVNKGKCSTASGRYQFLTSTWIEKASKYHPNPSETPNGITYSFEPEYQDIVVYRWLKDHHQWNVDILTLLKKDRVEDALIELSGVWTSLGSGLEDNLMTPFLPKLYRKFLAEELASTSKISGSHMINKIESF is encoded by the coding sequence ATGTTCTTTTATCGTTCAAAACAAAAACAAAATAAAGATAGCGAAGATAGGGTATACAGTAGAAGTCAAAAGATTTGGGACTTCGCTTCAATTCTGAGCCTATTTGCCTTACTCTGGTTTCTCCAAAATGCCCAGAACGTCATAAGACACGTTAACTATCTAAAAGTAGCTGAAGATGTGCCGCCACTAGTCATGTCTAATGGCGATCCCTATATTCGAGCTTTGATGAGAACTATTTCTGCAAGTGAGTCCAGTGGTAAGAACTCCTACGCGCTTTTATATGGTGGAGATCATGTTCACGATTTAAGTCAACATCCTAATCAATGCATTCCGATTAAAACTAACGTAAATAAAGGAAAATGCTCCACCGCCTCTGGGAGGTATCAATTTCTTACCTCTACTTGGATCGAAAAAGCTTCTAAATATCATCCCAATCCATCTGAGACCCCAAATGGCATAACCTATAGCTTTGAGCCTGAGTACCAAGATATCGTTGTCTATCGCTGGCTTAAAGATCATCATCAATGGAATGTGGATATTTTAACTTTGCTCAAGAAAGATCGGGTTGAAGATGCGTTAATTGAGTTATCTGGTGTTTGGACTAGTCTAGGAAGTGGGCTTGAAGACAATTTGATGACACCTTTTTTACCCAAGCTTTATCGTAAGTTTTTAGCTGAAGAACTTGCCTCTACGAGTAAAATTAGTGGGTCTCACATGATCAATAAAATTGAGTCTTTCTAA